Part of the Pantoea eucalypti genome is shown below.
GTCTGGATGTTAAAAGTAAATTAAAATAATGTTTGCTATAGTCGATAAGGTCTGGCTTAATAGCGTCATCGGTTTGGAACACAGACCTTATCAAAGCAGTTTTAGTAAAGCAGTCCTCAGTGTAAGCGATATCTCAAGATACCCCTTCTTTGTGAGTCTCCTCCTAAAAGCCTGGTAAGTTACCTTCTGAAAGACAGGCCATCTTCGCCACGTAGTGGCTCATAAATTAAGGAAATATCGATGTCTAATAAAATGACTGGTTTAGTAAAATGGTTTGACGCTGGTAAAGGTTTCGGTTTTATCTCTCCTCAGGACGGCAGCAAAGATGTATTCGTACATTTCTCTGCAATCCAGAGCAACGATTATAAAACTCTGGACGAAGGCCAGCAGGTCGAATTCACAATTGAAAACGGCGCTAAAGGTCCTTCAGCGGCAAACGTAGTCCCTATGTAAGCCCTGATTATCAATGATGCTTATAATCGCTACGACGGCAACAGCCTGAGCAGATAAGCCTGAAATTGATAATTAATAAAACCCGCCTTGTGCGGGTTTTTTGCGTTTTATTACGGCTTAATCAATAAATGTTTATTTTTTATGCTGCTTCATTTGTTGTGCGTTAAATAAGCAGTTAATGAAAGCAATAATAACGGACAGGATCAAATGAGACCGAACAC
Proteins encoded:
- the cspE gene encoding RNA chaperone/antiterminator CspA; amino-acid sequence: MSNKMTGLVKWFDAGKGFGFISPQDGSKDVFVHFSAIQSNDYKTLDEGQQVEFTIENGAKGPSAANVVPM